One genomic segment of Rivularia sp. PCC 7116 includes these proteins:
- the hrcA gene encoding heat-inducible transcriptional repressor HrcA, which yields MQVQLTNRQQHILWATVRHYIATAEPVGSKALVEEFNLGVSSATIRNVMGALEKTGLLYQPHTSSGRVPSDSGYRIYVDNLITHNENLEKEVEAALQKRLKWEDWSLEALLQGATQILASLSGCVSLITIPQNNSSVLRHLQLVQIETGQIMLIVVTEGYETHSTLMDLPSAPEGNQPDVELIDRELQIVSNFLNSQLRGKSLMELAVLDWSQLDLEFQRYGEYLKTSLVELNRRTFSPTNTQIMVRGVSEVLRQPEFSQIQQVQTIIQLLEEEQEQLWRLIFDETELEQLDKPHVTVRIGSENTLEPIRTCTLISSTYHRHSIPVGSVGVLGPTRLNYENAIALVSAASEYLSEAISQQ from the coding sequence ATGCAAGTCCAGCTGACAAATCGACAACAACACATACTTTGGGCAACAGTACGACATTATATAGCGACAGCAGAACCTGTTGGATCTAAAGCTTTGGTAGAAGAATTCAACTTAGGCGTAAGTTCTGCAACAATTCGTAATGTAATGGGAGCCTTGGAAAAAACTGGACTGCTCTATCAACCACATACTTCTTCAGGAAGGGTACCTTCAGATTCTGGCTATCGAATTTATGTAGATAATTTGATAACCCATAATGAAAATTTAGAAAAGGAGGTAGAAGCAGCACTACAGAAACGCTTAAAGTGGGAAGATTGGAGTTTAGAAGCGCTATTGCAAGGGGCGACACAAATTTTGGCAAGTTTGAGTGGTTGTGTAAGTTTAATCACAATACCTCAAAATAATTCGTCTGTACTGCGGCATTTACAGCTAGTTCAAATTGAGACAGGACAGATAATGTTGATTGTCGTAACTGAGGGTTACGAAACTCATTCAACTTTAATGGACTTGCCCTCCGCACCAGAAGGGAATCAGCCAGATGTAGAATTAATAGACAGGGAATTGCAAATTGTTTCTAACTTTTTAAACAGTCAGCTACGCGGTAAAAGTTTAATGGAATTAGCTGTACTTGACTGGAGTCAGTTAGATTTAGAATTTCAGCGCTACGGTGAATATTTAAAAACATCCCTTGTCGAATTGAATCGTCGCACCTTTTCCCCAACTAATACCCAAATCATGGTGCGTGGTGTATCCGAAGTTTTGCGACAGCCAGAATTTTCTCAAATACAGCAAGTGCAAACTATAATTCAGCTACTTGAAGAAGAACAAGAGCAATTATGGCGGCTGATATTTGACGAAACAGAATTAGAACAATTAGATAAACCACATGTGACAGTCCGTATTGGTTCGGAAAATACCCTAGAACCCATCCGTACTTGCACCTTAATTTCATCTACCTACCATCGGCATTCGATACCAGTAGGAAGCGTAGGAGTTTTAGGTCCCACAAGACTTAATTACGAAAACGCGATCGCGCTTGTTTCCGCAGCTTCAGAATACCTCTCCGAAGCAATCAGTCAACAGTAA
- a CDS encoding rhodanese-like domain-containing protein — MNQITVEELAKRLSSSESSVQLVDVREPQEVSTASITGFINLPLSQFADWSNDVHSRLEPDKETLVLCHHGVRSAQMCQWLTSQGFTNVKNITGGIDAYSMLVDPSVPQY; from the coding sequence ATGAATCAAATTACTGTAGAAGAACTCGCAAAACGTTTGTCTTCTTCGGAGTCTTCAGTTCAACTTGTAGACGTGCGCGAGCCGCAAGAAGTCAGCACGGCAAGTATCACGGGTTTTATTAATTTACCTTTGAGTCAATTTGCCGACTGGAGTAACGATGTTCACAGTCGTTTAGAACCCGACAAGGAAACTTTAGTTCTGTGTCATCACGGTGTTCGTTCCGCTCAAATGTGTCAATGGTTAACATCCCAAGGCTTTACTAATGTGAAAAACATTACCGGAGGCATTGATGCATATTCAATGTTGGTCGATCCTTCAGTTCCTCAGTATTAA
- a CDS encoding DUF3352 domain-containing protein — translation MKKAISRQQSLFRLAAVTIMMLLLTGIAGCNGLLNKNPLNTVGNSQNLPNAAVFISKQAPATVSMLVNPNRFDVLSGGIKLSKLKESLLDNTGLEYKKDVQPWLENEITLAVTTDDIDRDKANGKQPGYLTVLGTKDASLSREFIELLFSKRVLTGTSLVVEQYKGVKLISDIPQTGDIDKPLAATVVGDNFVLFANDIKILREAINNLQAPGLSLASLDNYQQAIKQLNDKTQAITFLNLPSVAKWQGFNLSSPLTYNTQLISLIPKSSGLFAETSLFANSSIPAAKNLSEEVEALSYIPVDSGLVIAGRDLSNLNNSNLALLWQQITAAISGESGEDISSQITKPLANLETRWGINLQEDIFSLVKEEYAIALLPNNKNKTPDWVFVAKKSSTNPSDSLHLDEIASKNGLTVSPIDLNEQTISAWTQLTTIGNKASDLSIQAKVLGAHTTIADYDIFTSSIEAMDKSLNKQDNFFKDNRSFKDSIAAIPQPNQGYVYIDWDKSRNYIESQLPILKFAEIIGKPFLDKLQSFTISSYDSNQKLLKAGVFFLLNE, via the coding sequence GTGAAAAAAGCTATAAGTCGTCAACAATCATTATTTCGTTTGGCAGCAGTAACTATTATGATGCTGCTGTTAACTGGTATCGCTGGCTGTAATGGGTTGTTAAATAAAAATCCTCTAAATACAGTCGGGAACAGTCAAAATCTGCCGAATGCTGCTGTCTTTATTTCTAAACAAGCACCTGCAACGGTTTCAATGCTTGTAAATCCAAATCGCTTCGATGTATTAAGTGGTGGCATCAAGCTGTCGAAGCTTAAAGAAAGTTTATTAGATAATACCGGGCTTGAATATAAAAAAGATGTTCAGCCTTGGTTGGAAAATGAAATTACTTTAGCCGTCACCACTGATGATATTGATAGAGATAAGGCAAACGGAAAGCAACCCGGTTATCTAACGGTACTCGGCACAAAAGATGCTTCTTTAAGTAGAGAGTTTATTGAACTTTTATTTTCCAAACGAGTTTTAACTGGAACTTCCTTAGTTGTGGAACAATATAAAGGAGTCAAACTAATTTCCGATATTCCACAAACCGGGGACATTGACAAACCTTTAGCGGCAACGGTTGTAGGTGATAATTTTGTATTGTTCGCCAACGATATCAAAATTCTGCGAGAAGCAATCAACAATCTGCAAGCACCGGGTTTAAGTTTAGCTAGCTTGGATAATTATCAACAAGCTATCAAACAATTAAATGACAAAACTCAAGCCATCACCTTTCTTAATCTTCCATCTGTGGCAAAATGGCAAGGTTTCAATTTATCATCGCCTTTAACTTATAACACTCAACTGATTTCTTTAATTCCTAAATCTTCAGGTTTGTTCGCAGAAACTAGTTTATTCGCGAATTCATCAATACCCGCCGCCAAAAACTTATCTGAAGAAGTAGAAGCGCTCTCATATATTCCTGTAGATTCTGGTTTGGTAATTGCAGGAAGAGATTTGAGCAATTTAAATAACAGCAATTTAGCTTTACTTTGGCAACAAATTACAGCAGCAATATCTGGTGAATCGGGAGAAGATATTTCTTCTCAGATAACTAAGCCTTTAGCCAATCTAGAAACACGTTGGGGAATAAATTTACAAGAAGATATTTTCAGCTTGGTAAAAGAAGAATATGCTATCGCTTTATTACCCAACAATAAAAATAAAACACCCGATTGGGTTTTTGTGGCAAAGAAATCTTCAACAAATCCATCCGATAGTTTGCATTTAGATGAAATCGCTTCTAAAAACGGACTGACAGTTAGTCCAATTGATTTAAACGAGCAGACAATTTCTGCTTGGACACAACTTACAACTATAGGTAACAAAGCATCTGACTTAAGTATTCAAGCAAAAGTATTGGGGGCGCATACTACTATAGCTGATTACGATATTTTTACTTCTTCCATTGAAGCAATGGATAAATCTCTTAACAAACAAGATAATTTCTTCAAAGATAATCGTAGTTTCAAAGACAGCATTGCAGCAATTCCCCAACCAAACCAAGGATACGTTTATATAGATTGGGACAAAAGTAGAAATTATATAGAAAGCCAATTGCCTATACTTAAATTTGCAGAAATAATCGGCAAACCTTTTCTGGATAAACTACAGTCATTTACTATTAGTAGTTATG